One Actinospica robiniae DSM 44927 genomic region harbors:
- a CDS encoding acetylxylan esterase gives MALFDLPLDQLERYAPDVREPADFDEFWRASLATAEGGPLILDVRREEPTGLSMFETWDVTFAGFGGDPVRAWYTRPAGVDAQLPAVVEYLGYGRGRGLPHERLVWPSAGYAHLLMDSRGQGDQYGCGGDTPDPHADALGGPGVVTRGVLDPERYYYRRLITDAVRAVAAVRELPGVDPEQVVAAGNSQGGGLALAVAGLVPDLAAVLASAPFLCQIQRAIDITDASPYGEIVSYLSVHRGAEEAARNTLSYVDAVNFTRRAVAPAHFGVGLRDTVCPPSGVFAAYNLYGTRRADMDGALPERAIHVYPFNHHEGGDAVHTRRQLLWLRDRVGVDQTLSTRLAASLPTNR, from the coding sequence ATGGCACTGTTCGACCTCCCGCTCGACCAGCTCGAACGCTACGCGCCGGACGTGCGCGAGCCCGCGGACTTCGACGAGTTCTGGCGCGCCTCGCTGGCCACCGCCGAAGGCGGCCCGCTGATCCTGGACGTGCGCCGCGAGGAGCCGACCGGGCTGAGCATGTTCGAGACCTGGGACGTGACGTTCGCAGGGTTCGGCGGCGATCCGGTGCGCGCCTGGTACACGCGGCCGGCCGGCGTGGACGCGCAGCTGCCCGCGGTGGTCGAGTACCTGGGCTACGGACGTGGCAGAGGTCTGCCGCACGAGCGGCTGGTCTGGCCCTCGGCCGGATACGCCCACCTGCTCATGGACAGCCGCGGCCAGGGCGACCAGTACGGCTGCGGCGGCGACACCCCCGACCCGCACGCCGACGCCCTCGGCGGTCCCGGCGTCGTCACCCGCGGCGTCCTCGACCCCGAGCGGTACTACTACCGGCGCCTGATCACCGACGCCGTGCGCGCCGTCGCCGCCGTCCGGGAGCTTCCGGGCGTGGATCCGGAGCAGGTGGTGGCCGCGGGCAACAGTCAGGGCGGCGGACTCGCGCTCGCCGTGGCCGGCCTCGTGCCGGACCTGGCCGCGGTGCTCGCCAGCGCGCCGTTCCTGTGCCAGATCCAGCGCGCGATCGACATCACCGACGCCTCGCCCTACGGCGAGATCGTCTCCTACCTCTCCGTCCACCGCGGCGCGGAGGAGGCGGCTCGCAACACCCTGTCGTACGTCGACGCGGTCAACTTCACCCGCCGCGCCGTGGCACCGGCGCATTTCGGCGTGGGCCTGCGCGACACCGTCTGCCCGCCCAGCGGCGTGTTCGCGGCCTACAACCTGTACGGCACCAGGCGTGCCGACATGGATGGCGCGCTACCGGAGCGCGCCATCCATGTCTATCCGTTCAACCACCACGAGGGTGGCGACGCGGTGCACACACGCCGTCAGCTGCTCTGGCTGCGCGACCGCGTCGGGGTGGATCAGACCCTTTCGACCAGACTCGCCGCCAGCCTCCCGACGAACAGGTAG
- a CDS encoding LacI family DNA-binding transcriptional regulator yields MTVQDQAEVVPASPTIATIADEVGVSVTTVSKVLNGRADVAPDTRARVEASLERHSYRRRTRRAAESTGRIDLVFHEYDSAWSMEIIQGVEAVTAPAGLDMVLSQLGGRHHPPQQWLDALLARRPLGVLFVLCSPTQAQQHQLRRQGISFVVVDTDSATTASVPTVGSNNWNGGLLATRHLLELGHRRIAIISGPEDVLCARTRLSGFRFAHEEGDIPVDPTFVRHGSFYVGAGYEQGMALLDRPDRPTAIFASSDMQALGVLRAARRLGLDVPGDVSIIGYDNLPVTAWTDPALTTVNQPLRDMAGTAARMVLDLARGDDLSLSRVDLVTTLVVRESTAPPRH; encoded by the coding sequence ATGACCGTGCAGGATCAAGCCGAGGTAGTCCCCGCTTCACCGACCATCGCGACGATCGCCGACGAGGTAGGCGTTTCGGTCACCACCGTCTCCAAGGTGCTCAACGGCCGCGCCGACGTGGCGCCGGACACCCGGGCCCGGGTCGAGGCCAGCCTCGAGCGCCACAGCTACCGCCGCCGCACCCGTCGCGCCGCCGAGTCCACCGGCCGGATCGACCTGGTCTTCCACGAGTACGACTCGGCCTGGTCGATGGAGATCATCCAGGGGGTCGAGGCGGTGACCGCGCCGGCCGGCCTCGACATGGTGCTCTCCCAGCTGGGCGGGCGGCACCATCCGCCGCAGCAGTGGCTCGACGCCCTGCTGGCCCGCCGCCCCCTCGGCGTGCTGTTCGTGCTCTGCAGCCCGACCCAGGCGCAGCAGCACCAGCTGCGGCGTCAGGGTATTTCGTTCGTGGTGGTGGACACCGACAGCGCGACCACGGCGTCGGTGCCCACGGTCGGGTCGAACAACTGGAACGGCGGCCTGCTCGCCACCCGCCACCTGCTCGAGCTCGGCCACCGGCGGATCGCGATCATCTCAGGGCCGGAAGACGTGCTGTGCGCGCGGACCCGGCTCTCCGGATTCCGGTTCGCGCACGAGGAGGGCGACATCCCGGTCGATCCCACGTTCGTGCGCCACGGCAGCTTCTACGTCGGCGCTGGCTACGAGCAGGGCATGGCGCTGCTCGACCGCCCCGACCGGCCCACCGCGATCTTCGCCAGCTCCGACATGCAGGCGCTCGGCGTGCTGCGCGCGGCCCGCCGGCTCGGCCTGGACGTGCCCGGCGACGTGTCCATCATCGGCTACGACAACCTGCCGGTCACCGCGTGGACCGATCCGGCGCTGACCACGGTCAACCAGCCGCTGCGCGACATGGCCGGCACCGCGGCCCGGATGGTGCTCGACCTCGCCCGCGGCGACGATCTCTCGCTCAGCCGGGTCGACCTGGTCACCACCCTCGTCGTACGGGAGAGCACCGCGCCGCCCCGGCACTGA
- a CDS encoding glycoside hydrolase family 3 N-terminal domain-containing protein translates to MTSQMSVEADRSGGDARWRDPALSPEERADALIPQMTLDEKIAQLVGVWVGADASGGGVAPLQDDNTKDLGPWDEVIRHGLGQLTRPFGTAPIDAAAGARSLAVSQAQIAAASRFGIPAQVHEECLTGFATWGATAYPAPLAWGAAFDPELVREMAGRIGACMRAVGVHQGLSPVLDVTRDYRWGRTEETIGEDPYLVGQVGAAYVRGLEESGIVATLKHFAGYSASRGGRNLAPVAMGPRELADVILPPFETALQLGGARSVMNSYAEIDGVPVAADEQLLTGLLRGEWGFEGTVVADYFSVRFLESLHKVAADGARAAELALRAGIDVELPTVDAFGPQFVEAVRAGEIDEALIDRALRRVLAQKAELGLLDPDWRPMPEGAQDVDLNSEQDQQIALRLARESVTVLRNDDGILPLRPGLRVALVGPVADDPMAMLGCYSFPAHVSAHAGHGLGLEISSLRESLAEIVPDLAYEPGCTVDGADTSGFAAAVAAAAANDVCVLAVGDRAGLFGRGTSGEGCDAADLNLPGVQAQLVQAILATGTPVILVLLAGRPYALGAEVDAVAGIVYAFFAGQRGGQAVAEVLTGAVEPSGRLPVSVPRDAGGLPATYLAPPLGRRSEVSSVDPTPAYPFGHGLSYTSFDWSDAAVLGPDGAALDPAQSAEWAVDGHAAVRIRVRNTGSRPGTEVVQLYLHDPLAQTTRPIERLVGFARVPLEPGEQAEVRFDVPADLASFTGLGGTRIVEPGEVELRFGHSSGRAAAALALRLAGAEREVGYRRHLVSQARVERTGALAPSTKEAGG, encoded by the coding sequence ATGACCAGTCAGATGTCCGTGGAGGCGGACAGGTCCGGCGGCGACGCGCGCTGGCGCGATCCCGCGCTCTCGCCCGAGGAACGCGCCGACGCGCTGATCCCGCAGATGACCCTGGACGAGAAGATCGCCCAGCTCGTCGGGGTCTGGGTCGGGGCGGACGCCTCGGGCGGCGGGGTGGCGCCGCTCCAGGACGACAACACGAAGGACCTCGGCCCCTGGGACGAGGTGATCCGGCACGGGCTGGGCCAGCTCACCCGTCCGTTCGGCACCGCCCCGATCGACGCCGCGGCCGGCGCCCGCTCGCTGGCCGTCTCGCAGGCCCAGATCGCCGCCGCCAGCCGCTTCGGCATCCCGGCCCAGGTGCACGAGGAGTGCCTGACCGGCTTCGCCACCTGGGGCGCGACCGCCTACCCCGCGCCGCTGGCCTGGGGCGCGGCGTTCGACCCCGAACTCGTCCGGGAGATGGCCGGACGGATCGGCGCCTGCATGCGCGCGGTCGGCGTGCACCAGGGGCTCTCGCCGGTGCTGGACGTGACCCGCGACTACCGCTGGGGCCGCACCGAGGAGACCATCGGCGAGGACCCGTACCTGGTCGGCCAGGTCGGCGCGGCCTACGTCAGGGGTCTGGAGGAGTCCGGCATCGTCGCGACCCTCAAGCACTTCGCCGGCTACTCCGCCTCCCGCGGCGGGCGCAACCTCGCGCCGGTCGCCATGGGCCCGCGGGAGCTGGCCGACGTCATCCTGCCCCCGTTCGAGACCGCGCTGCAGCTCGGCGGGGCCCGCTCGGTGATGAACTCCTACGCGGAGATCGACGGCGTGCCGGTCGCCGCGGACGAGCAGCTGCTCACCGGCCTGCTCCGGGGGGAGTGGGGTTTCGAGGGCACGGTCGTCGCCGACTACTTCTCCGTCAGATTCCTCGAGTCCCTGCACAAGGTCGCCGCCGACGGCGCCCGCGCGGCCGAACTGGCGCTGCGCGCGGGCATCGACGTCGAGCTGCCCACCGTCGACGCTTTCGGACCGCAGTTCGTCGAGGCCGTGCGGGCCGGGGAGATCGACGAGGCGCTGATCGACCGGGCGCTGCGCCGGGTCCTGGCGCAGAAGGCCGAACTCGGCCTGCTCGACCCGGACTGGCGGCCGATGCCCGAGGGCGCGCAGGACGTCGACCTCAACTCCGAGCAGGACCAGCAGATCGCGCTGCGCCTGGCCCGCGAATCGGTCACCGTGCTGCGCAACGACGACGGGATCCTCCCGCTGCGCCCCGGACTGCGCGTCGCACTGGTCGGCCCGGTCGCCGACGACCCGATGGCGATGCTCGGCTGCTACTCCTTCCCCGCTCATGTGAGCGCTCACGCAGGCCACGGGCTCGGCCTGGAGATCTCGTCGCTGCGCGAGTCGCTCGCCGAGATCGTGCCGGACCTCGCTTACGAACCCGGATGCACCGTCGACGGCGCGGACACCTCAGGGTTCGCCGCCGCCGTCGCCGCGGCCGCCGCGAACGACGTGTGCGTGCTGGCGGTGGGTGACCGGGCCGGCCTGTTCGGCCGCGGCACCTCCGGCGAGGGCTGCGACGCCGCCGACCTGAACCTGCCCGGCGTGCAGGCGCAGCTGGTGCAGGCGATCCTGGCCACCGGCACGCCGGTGATCCTGGTGCTGCTGGCCGGCCGGCCCTACGCCCTCGGCGCCGAGGTCGACGCCGTCGCCGGCATCGTCTACGCCTTCTTCGCCGGACAGCGCGGCGGCCAGGCCGTGGCCGAGGTGCTCACCGGCGCCGTCGAGCCCTCCGGCCGCCTGCCGGTCAGCGTGCCCCGCGACGCCGGCGGCCTTCCCGCGACCTACCTCGCCCCGCCGCTCGGCCGCCGTTCCGAGGTCTCCTCGGTCGACCCGACCCCGGCCTACCCGTTCGGCCACGGCTTGAGCTACACCAGTTTCGACTGGTCCGACGCGGCGGTGCTCGGCCCCGACGGCGCCGCGCTCGACCCGGCGCAGAGCGCCGAGTGGGCCGTCGACGGACACGCCGCCGTCCGGATCCGCGTGCGCAACACCGGATCCCGGCCCGGCACCGAGGTGGTCCAGCTCTACCTGCACGATCCCCTGGCGCAGACCACCCGGCCGATCGAACGCCTGGTCGGCTTCGCCCGCGTGCCGCTCGAGCCCGGCGAGCAGGCAGAGGTCCGCTTCGACGTCCCAGCCGACCTCGCCTCCTTCACCGGCCTGGGCGGCACCCGGATCGTCGAGCCGGGCGAGGTGGAGCTGCGCTTCGGACATTCCAGCGGCCGCGCCGCCGCCGCGCTCGCCCTGCGCCTGGCCGGCGCCGAACGCGAGGTCGGCTATCGCAGGCACCTGGTATCCCAGGCCCGCGTCGAGCGCACCGGAGCGCTCGCGCCCAGCACGAAGGAGGCAGGAGGGTGA